One region of Eupeodes corollae chromosome 1, idEupCoro1.1, whole genome shotgun sequence genomic DNA includes:
- the LOC129942570 gene encoding sodium-dependent nutrient amino acid transporter 1, protein MELKESEQFIEDKNITFITSKPKQKPKEQWGNEIEFLFSCISLSVGLGNIWRFPFVAFQNGGGTFVIPYLIVLLIIGRPVYYLEVLIGQFSGRGVVKAFAFAPVLKGVAAGQILATGVSITYYSSIMALTLRFLVASFSSILPWSYCREEWGDKCLGGSANNSNSTKMSSAELYFQKIILKEKDSIIDGIGYPNMELVTCLAIAWIIIGTVLIRGVKSSGKVSYFLGSFPYVVLLVLLMRAATLPGAMDGIIYFFKPQWSELLNPLVWYAAVTQVFFSLAICFGTLITYASYNNFNRNVSKDIIIITTMDSCSSLIAGCITFGILGNLAYKTENSDIASVVKGGAGLAFISYPDAISKFELMPQAFAVLFFLMLFVLGIGSTVGMGSCIIRVIRDQFCSLPNWPVALALAVVGFCISIVYTTPGGQFILNLVDFYGVSLPALFLAIGELLAVGWVYGVKRFCEDIQFMVGQKTGIYWRVCWGVITPGLMISVLIYTLIVFKPITYKDVEYPLNAHIIGWIMALFALIQIPAWILYGLLKQPKGNWSHIMKPDKTWGPLESEVFQEYTSYRRTINEPRPNRSLFRKIFDNIFT, encoded by the exons ATGGAATTAAAAGAAAGTGAACAATTTATTGaagataaaaatataacttttattaCAAGCAAACCGAAGCAGAAACCTAAAGAACAATGGGGAAATGAGATTGAATTCCTATTTTCGTGCATTTCACTATCCGTTGGGCTTGGTAACATTTGGAGGTTTCCTTTTGTTGCTTTTCAAAACGGTGGGGGTACCTTCGTAATTCCGTATTTGATAGTCCTGTTGATTATTGGAAGACCAGTCTATTACCTCGAGGTATTGATTGGACAGTTTTCAGGAAGAGGTGTTGTTAAAGCGTTTGCATTTGCTCCAGTTCTTAAAG GGGTAGCTGCTGGTCAGATTCTAGCAACAGGAGTATCCATAACCTACTACTCTAGTATTATGGCCCTAACACTCCGTTTTCTTGTGGCATCGTTTTCAAGCATCTTGCCCTGGAGCTACTGTCGAGAAGAATGGGGTGATAAATGTTTAGGTGGATCTGCTAATAACTCGAACTCTACCAAGATGTCATCTGCTGAATTGTACTTTCA gaaaataattcttaaagaaaaagatTCAATAATCGATGGAATAGGATATCCAAATATGGAGCTAGTCACTTGTTTGGCAATTGCTTGGATAATCATTGGGACAGTACTTATTCGCGGGGTTAAAAGTTCGGGGAAAGTTTCATACTTCCTTGGAAGTTTTCCATATGTGGTTCTGCTTGTTCTTTTGATGCGTGCAGCAACATTACCAGGAGCTATGGATggaataatttactttttcaagCCTCAATGGAGTGAACTACTAAACCCACTT GTTTGGTATGCCGCGGTGACTCAAGTTTTCTTCTCACTGGCAATTTGTTTTGGAACATTAATAACCTACGCTTCATATAACAACTTTAATAGAAATGTATCTAA GGACATTATCATAATCACAACTATGGACTCATGCTCATCACTGATAGCAGGCTGCATAACTTTTGGTATACTAGGAAACCTTGCATATAAAACGGAAAATAGTGACATAGCCTCAGTTGTTAAGGGCGGCGCCGGACTTGCATTCATATCATACCCTGAtgcaatttctaaatttgagcTCATGCCACAG GCCTTTGCAGTTCTTTTCTTCTTGATGTTATTCGTCCTTGGCATTGGCAGCACCGTTGGAATGGGTTCGTGTATTATTAGAGTAATTCGGGATCAGTTTTGTAGTCTACCAAATTGGCCAGTTGCCTTGGCTTTAGCAGTTGTTGGATTTTGTATAAGCATCGTTTATACTACACCTGGAGGTCAGTTTATTTTGAATCTTGTAGACTTCTATGGGGTATCCTTGCCTGCTTTGTTTCTTGCAATCGGGGAGCTTTTGGCAGTGGGATGGGTATATGGGGTAAAACGTTTCTGCGAGGATATACAGTTTATGGTTGGACAAAAAACTGGCATTTATTGGCGTGTGTGTTGGGGTGTGATAACTCCGGGCTTGATGATATCGGTGCTTATATACACATTGATTGTTTTCAAGCCCATAACTTACAAAGATGTGGAATATCCTTTGAATGCTCACA TAATCGGTTGGATAATGGCGTTATTTGCATTAATACAAATTCCAGCTTGGATTCTTTATGGACTACTTAAACAACCAAAGGGAAATTGGTCTCATATAATG AAGCCCGATAAAACGTGGGGACCTTTGGAAAGCGAAGTTTTTCAAGAATATACATCTTATAGAAGAACGATCAATGAACCTAGACCAAATCGgagtttatttagaaaaatatttgataatatttttacataa
- the LOC129942395 gene encoding replication termination factor 2 codes for MGCDGGTIPRRDELVRLKKKAEQKDKDAERQFRWLHCALTQQRLQEPIVMCTLGRLYSKQNVIEQLLEKDKMPESSKHIKNMRDIKDLHLTPNPAFKDCNKTEGGLDPRGSPYICKLMGIEMSGNFRFIALWTCGCVFSERALKQIKANTCPLCQVPYSIEDVIVLNGNEEDIEMMKLKIEMRAARKKSSKKSKSKSSNPTVTATVTTASEEVIETNSTDSKETKLVEDLPSTEEVPTLSTQGGATDPACSGTSKLGKNTYHSTNKRQGAKTLEDPDIKRLKDDYSVAHDPKATNVYKSLFTSHKSEQEQNRAHWVTYNPFYN; via the exons atgggATGTGATGGTGGTACTATTCCCCGTAGAGATGAACTAGTTCGTCTAAAGAAGAAAGCTGAACAG AAAGACAAAGATGCTGAACGTCAATTCCGCTGGTTGCATTGTGCACTTACTCAGCAACGTCTCCAAGAACCGATTGTAATGTGCACTCTAGGCCGTCTCTATTCCAAACAAAACGTCATTGAACAGCTGCTGGAAAAAGACAAGATGCCTGAGTCttcaaaacatattaaaaatatgcgtGACATTAAAGACTTGCATCTTACACCAAATCCAGCTTTCAAAGATTGCAATAAAACCGAAGGCGGTCTGGATCCCCGAGGATCCCCATACATTTGCAAACTCATGGGCATTGAGATGTCTGGAAATTTTCGATTTATTGCTTTGTGGACGTGTGGCTGTGTTTTTTCGGAACGagctttaaaacaaattaaagccaacacttgtccATTGTGTCAAGTTCCTTATTCAATTGAAGATGTCATTGTTCTAAATGGAAACGAAGAAGATATTGAGATGATGAAACTCAAAATAGAAATGCGTGCGGCtagaaaaaaatcatcaaagaaatcaaaatcaaaaagttcAAACCCGACTGTAACTGCGACGGTAACTACTGCTAGTGAAGAAGTTATTGAGACTAATTCAACAGACTCCAAGGAAACAAAACTTGTGGAAGACTTGCCTAGTACAGAAGAAGTGCCAACTTTGTCAACTCAAGGAGGTGCAACCGATCCAGCTTGCAGTGGAACAAGCAAACTTGGAAAAAATACGTATCATTCAACAAACAAAAGGCAGGGCGCTAAAACCCTAGAAGACCCAGATATCAAGCGATTGAAAGATGACTACAGTGTTGCTCATGACCCCAAAGCAACCAATGTCTACAAGTCATTATTTACGAGCCACAAAAGCGAACAAGAGCAGAATAGAGCACATTGGGTTACGTATAATCCGTTTTACAATTAA
- the LOC129938654 gene encoding transmembrane protein 39A — MDNDSDAPSETGHSAPMPKHIPFPEIPCSSELLNELIMFLFILFGAGMQFLHIYRTVWWIPESHTNHTINYYLIEPYLVIFTIIILSRRLLYCLMNKCLDTFYNDRQLRSYKLVAKYVFSAVLLLILALCIVKVYTRQNYLSLFLLMYPLVVYSLIFGFQVEPFFRTSCEVEGSYLNGLPMHCCSSSPVTIRDEVESLKNDFNNRFKQVIFTSVVNAYYGGFVPCFYAQNFIHYNVLWASQHIIFIWLGGFTMCTVFCFPAKYSDILHRSALHLGLWCRLDGRSGANPQPSIWSKTSAWSNASIVRYTGELYKSLGPVTTALPGNTSHYRFFKLFNNPSAIYMALSCMQVFLVLFQILILWFAIEWHHVLSLSFLALTNHFTLFKILRDYLITKKVYAAESSISEKMNAHYN; from the exons atggacaaCGACAGTGATGCACCGTCAGAGACAGGTCACTCTGCGCCAATGCCAAAGCATATACCATTTCCTGAAATCCCCTGTAGTTCGGAGCTTCTAAATGAGTTGATAATGTTTCTGTTTATACTCTTTGGAGCGGGAATGCAATTTTTGCATATCTATCGAACAGTTTggtggattcctgaatcacacaCCAATCATACAATT AACTACTACTTGATTGAGCCGTATTTGGTgatttttacaataataatacTTTCACGACGACTTCTGTACTGCCTGATGAACAAGTGCTTGGATACCTTCTACAATGACAGGCAATTGAGATCCTACAAGTTGGTGGCTAAATATGTTTTCAGTGCGgtgcttctattgattttggCCCTGTGCATAGTTAAGGTGTACACAAGGCAGAACTATCTCTCACTTTTCCTGCTCATGTATCC gTTGGTAGTGTATTCTCTTATCTTTGGATTTCAAGTTGAGCCCTTCTTTCGAACATCGTGCGAAGTCGAAGGTTCTTATCTTAACGGTCTACCAATGCACTGTTGCTCATCAAGTCCAGTAACAATTCGCGATGAAGTTGAAAGCCTGAAGAACGATTTTAATAATCGTTTCAAGCAAGTGATCTTCACTTCTGTTGTCAATGCCTATTATGGCGGTTTTGTTCCATGTTTCTACGCTCAAAACTTCATTCACTATAATGTGTTATGGGCTTCCCAGCATATTATATTTATCTGGCTTGGTGGATTCACCATGTGCACGGTGTTTTGCTTTCCGGCGAAATACAGTGACATCCTCCATCGATCAGCCTTACATTTGGGTCTTTGGTGTCGCCTCGATGGGCGATCCGGTGCTAATCCTCAACCATCAATCTGGTCTAAAACATCTGCGTGGAGTAATGCTAGTATTGTACGGTATACAGGAGAATTATACAAGTCTCTGGGGCCAGTGACGACAGCCTTGCCTGGAAATACATCGCACTAtcgttttttt AAACTATTCAATAATCCATCGGCAATTTATATGGCTCTTTCGTGCATGCAGGTTTTTCTTGTGCTCTTCCAGATTCTCATATTGTGGTTCGCCATTGAGTGGCATCATGTATTGTCTCTGAGCTTTCTGGCACTCACCAATCATTTTACATTGTTTAAGATCCTTCGCGACTATCTTATTACAAAGAAAGTATACGCTGCTGAATCTTCGATCTCTGAAAAAATGAATGCGCATTACAATtaa